The Leptospira terpstrae serovar Hualin str. LT 11-33 = ATCC 700639 nucleotide sequence ATTAATTACTTGTGCTTGTGTGGAAATATCTAAAGCAGATACTGCTTCATCACAAACCACAAGACTTGGTTCTAAAATTAAGGCCCGAGCAATGGCAATTCTTTGCCGCTGTCCCCCGCTAAATTCATGTGGATAACGATGTAAAATATCTGAAGGTAAATTCACTTCAGTAAGTGCCTTAATTGCTTTTTCTTTTTTCTCCGAAGAGGAAAGATTCGGAAAATGAATTTGTAAACCTTCGGTAATGATTTCTTCAATCGTAAAACGTGGGTTTAATGAAGAATAAGGATCCTGAAATACTACTTGGATTTTTCGTTTTAGTGCTTTTCGTTCTGCTTTTGGAATATTTTTGATTTCTTTATCTTCAAACTGGATGGAACCAGAATCAAATGGTAATAAAGATAAAATCGCACGGCCAATGGTAGACTTACCACAACCAGATTCACCGACCAGTCCTAATATTTTTCCTTGTGGGATATTGAAACTAACTCCCTCAACAGCAATCAGCCTTTTAGAAGAAAAAGAAAGTGACTGTGACTGTTTATACGATACGACTAAGTCTTTTACATTAAGCACTTTCTTTACCTCCATATAAAAAACAATCTACCAATTGGAACTCAGAGATAGGAATCGTTAGGGGAACGGAAGAGTTACAAATAGATAGTTTTTCGTTACAACGTGTATGGAACCGACATCCTGTAGGATAAGATTTGGGAGATGGAACAATCCCTTCGATAGTAACTAATTTTTTTCCAATATTTTCGTGCGTTGGATAAGCTGCGATTAACGCTTGTGTGTATGGATGTTTTGGGTTATCAATCACATCTCCGACACTTCCTTGTTCAATAATCTTTCCTGCATACATTACTGCAATCCTATCGGCAATATGACTTACGAGTCCTATATCATGAGAAATGAAAAGAACCGACATTCCATTTTCTTTTCGTAATTCTTTCAGAAGCTGGATCAATTGTAATTGGATGGTAACGTCAATGGCACTTGTTGGCTCATCTGCAATTAAGATTTTTGGATCACACATAAGCGCCATAGCAATACAAACTCTTTGTAACATCCCACCCGAAAATTGGTTTGGGTATTGCCCCAGTCTGAGTTTCGCATCGGTTATCCCAACTCTTTCTAATAAATAGATTGCCTTTTCTTCCGCTTCTTGTTTGGAACCAAGCCCATGCAACAAATAACCTTCAACAAGTTGGGCTCCAATTTTATGGAGTGGATTTAATGCAGAAAATGGTTCTTGGAATACATAAGCAATTTCCTTTCCACGAACTGACCTTAGGTGACTTTGCGAAGATTCAATTAAGTTTTGATCTTCAAATAAAATTGATCCTGTGGGATATAAAGTTGTATTGGATGGCAGAAGCTGAGTTAGCGCCAAACTAGTGATAGATTTTCCACATCCAGATTCACCAACAAGGGCTAATGTTTCACCTTTCGCCAAATAAAAATTAACATTATCAACAATAGGCAAAATCCCATCATCGGTTTTGATTTGGATAGAAAGATCTTTGACTTGGATGGCTTTAGGAATAGTGTTCATTCGTAAACCACCTTGTCTTTGGGATCAAAAGCATCCCGAAGTCCTTCTCCCACAAATGCAGAAAACAAAATTGTCAAAAACAAAGCTACTGATGGAAAAGTAATCAACCACCAAGCAGTAAGTCTTTCTCTTCCTTGTCCAATCAACTCTCCCCAGGATGGGTTGGGAGCTGGAATTCCATAACCCAAAAAGTCAAGAGCGGAAAGTACAGAGATTGCAGAGATTAAAATAAATGGTAAAAAAGTCACAAGAGGTGTAATGGAATTAGGTAATAAATGACGCATGATTATTGAAAATGAAGAAGCTCCTAAAGTTTTTGCAGCATCAACAAACTGTTGTTTGCGGAGTTTCAAAAATTCCCCACGCATATAATAACTGAGACCAATCCAACTCAACGATCCGTAAGTTACTATGAGCACCAAAAACCCTCTTCCAAAAAATGAACCCATAATCAAAATCAGATATAAAAACGGAATCGCGGATAAAATTTCAATGATTCGTTGTAAAAATAAATCCAACCGACCTACAAAATATCCTTGGATTCCACCGATAAAAGAGGCAAGTAAAATCTCAACAATGATAAGGATCAAACTAAAAGTCATCGCCAACCTATACCCGTAAATGATGCGAGTAAACACATCCCTTCCTCTATCATCTGTTCCCATCCAATGACTAAAGTTTGGTGATGAAGGAGGGTTGGTTCCTTCTTCCAAACTTTCTAAGTTGTCTTCATTCACACCAAACGGAATTGGAGGAAAAAACATTTGATTATTTGAATCAACAAAACGAGATTCCTTACTGAGTTTTTTATAGTTCGGTTCTGTAAGGTTAGCCCCACCAAACTTTGTTTCTGGATAAAAACTAAAAATTGGAAACGAAACAGTCCCTTCATACAATACAAACAAAGGTTTGTTATTGATAAGGAGTGGAGAAAACAACGATAAAACATAAGTATAAAAAAGAATTAACATAGAATAATAAGCGCGTTTATTCTTTTTAAACTTTTCCCACTTACGAATATTTGCCGGGTTTGAAATAAAGTTCATTCGAAATCAATCCTCGGATCAATCAGTATATAACAGAAATCGGAAACTATTTTTCCGATAAGTCCTAAAAAACTTTGGGCAAGAAGTAACCCCATCATAAGATCCGTGTCTCTTTCTCTTACCGCTTCAAAACTTAAGAGCCCCATCCCATCAATATTGAAGACCAACTCAATGAACAAGGATCCGGAAAAAATCAAAGTTAAGTTACTTCCGAATCCAGTAGCAATGGGAATCAGTGAATTTCTGAAAGCATGACGAAATATCGAATCAGAAAAACTTAGTCCTTTTGACACTGCTGTCCGCACGTATTCTTTTGCAATTTGATCTAACAAACTGTTTTTCATGAGTAGTGTGAGGACAGCAAAACTTCCTACTACATAACAGATCACAGGCAAAAACATATGAGCCAGGCGATCGTTTACCTTTCCCCAAAAACTCAAGTCTTCATAAAAATCAGAGACCTCATGTCCTAAAGGAAAAAAGGAAAAAACCTCACCCGATGCAAACAAATATAACAGTAACATTGCAAAGGCAAAAACTGGAAGGGAATAGGTAAAAAAGATAATAAAACTAGAAATGAAATCAAACCGACTTCCTTCTTTTAATGCTTTTTGAATTCCAAGTGGAATACAAATTAGATAGGTTAAAAAGAAACCTGAGAGCCCAAAAAAGAGAGAAACAGGAAGTTTTTCTACAATGAGTTCAGATACTTTACGAGAGTGTAACCTCGACTCACCTAAATCAAACTGTACAATTTGTTTCAGCCAAAGTAAATAAGCAATCGGCGCTGGTTTGTCTAAATGAAGTCTTTGTTTGATGAGTTCAATTTCTTCCTGAGAAATTTGTTTGGTAGAAGCGCCAGCTAAATTTCCTGTACCTTTTAGTTTTGCAATCTCGCTATTGAGTGGACCACCCGGGGCAAAATGAGAGATCAAAAAAACAAGGAATGTGATTCCAAGTAAGGTAGGAAAGATGAGTAAAAATCGCTTTAGAAAATATTTCCACATGTCTTAGAACTCCCACCACTCTTTCGGTTTTTTGTAACCTTTCAATTCTAAATATCCTTTGGCTGACTTTTTTTGAATTGGATCTGAGGCTTCTACTCCACCCTCCCAATAGATTGTAGATGTAGTTTTACTTCCATCAAACTCTTGTTCATTGAAAATGGGAGAGACCGTCCATTCTCCACCTGGATATTTGATTTTCCAGTGGAGCGGGTATTCTATTTTTGTAGTTGGGCTTTTCCAAAAAGATCCTGTTGCCTTCATTTGGATTTGGCCCGGTTCTTTCCAATAGATCGTTTTACCTTCTGGATTTCGATAAGTTCCGAAAATCTCTGGGTCCAATTTGGATGATTCTCGAAATCGAAAGAAAACATAATCACCACCCAAATTGTCTGAGAGACAAATCCAATCCCAACCGGTTTCCCCAGTGGCAAGAGTAGGAAGCGACTTTGAGTTTTTTTCACTCCATTCATGGTCCATCCAAGAATTTCCGGAAACAATGCTCTCTCTTTTTCCATCAAAAAAAAGATTTCCTTTTGTTTTTAATCTCGGATAACTATAGTAATACGAAAATATACTTGGCTTACGATTTGATTTAATAGATACCCCATCTTTGCCATGGATTAATATTTTTCCATTTCCTTCTAACTCTAAATCCAAACTCAAATCTTTTGACTTTGACTCCGCTTGAATATGAAATTTATCCTTGGAAATAATTTCTAATCGATAGGTTCCGCTGTAGATATTTTTATCTGAATATCCTGCAAGACCACCTATGGTTCGTTTGATGGTTTGTGCATTTTTATACTTTTGCGAAGTAAAATTGGAAATGGCAAAATGAACAGGAAACAACTCTGGATTCCATTCAGAATCTTCTGAAAATTTCAGTCGAAAAAAAGACAATTCATATCCATATAAATTTCCATTTTCAGATTCTAAATGCCCAACAAAATAACACCATTCCAATCCAAAATCAGAATGAAAGTTATGATCTTTCGGAAAACTAAAATGGAAAAAAAGAAGGGATAAGATTAAAATTTTGATTCTATTCATCAGGCAAAGACTCCCACTTTTTTTCAAGTGGAAGGATGTGAAGATAGGTTTCTTCGATTCGTTTCATCTTTTCGATAACTTCTTTCATTTTCTTCTTTTCATTCAACTTTCTATATAACTGAGCTAAGTTGTACAAATTAGATAAATTGGAATCATTGATGGAATGTGCTTTTTTCCACTCTACTTCCGCTTTTTCAAACATTTCCATTTGGTAATAACAATAACCAAGAACTGAGTGTGATTTAAAATGGTTGGTTTTAAATTTATTATAAGACTCTAACAATCGTATGGCATTTTCAAAATTTCCACTGTAGGCAAGTGCTTTCCCATAGGAAAGTTGTGTATCAAGATCTCGAGGTAAAATTTGATGTGCTTGTTCATAAAAACCCACAGCTTCTTTAAACTCTTTTTTACGGTATACATCATCTCCTTTCGCTTTAATTAAATTGAATTCAGGAAGTCTAGGTGATAATTGCAGACCAAGTAACGTGATGTCATCCATTGGGTCTGTACCCATAGTAAATTCTTTGTGATTGGAAAGGATCGTTTCTACAGTTTCTTGGATGGATTTCTCAGAAGTAGATTCAATCATTTGTATGAGCCTCTCTTCACCAAACGCAAGTCCTTTATCATTTTCTGCTTCCGTTAGTCCGTCTGTGTATAAAAATAATTTATCACCCGGCTCCAATTGGATTTGAAGGTCTCTAAAGGTATCTCCTGCATCGGGAAACATTCCGAGAAATGTTCCGTCTCCTTCACAAATCTCTGCTCGATTCGTTTTTGCTCGAAAAAGAATAGGTCTCGGATGGCCGGCAACAGAATACAAAACCTTATAATCATCATGAATCAAAACATAAACACAAGTTGTGTATCCTTGTTGTTTGACTAAGTCCAATAACTCTCGATTGATTAGTTTAAATGTTTCCGATGGTTTCGGTTTCTTAAAATTAGAAAAAAGTAACTTCGATAATGCAGTAATAAACGCGGCAGGCACTCCATGACCTGAAACATCACAAACAGCCACACCCAACTTATCCATGTTATATGGGAAATAATCATAATAATCTCCACTCACTTCTTGCATTGGAGTAAAGGCAGTCCAAAATTGAATTCCATTCCAATCCGGAATGATTTCAGGAATGAGACCCTTTTGGATGTTTTTTGCAAGTCGTAAGTCCTTTGCCATCGAGAGTTGTTTTTTTTCTAACTCTTGTTTGAAGGATTTTAGCACTTCCACAGCCGCTTCTAAGTCGCGGTTCTCGATCGCGAGTTCACGAGATTTTCCAACAACATCTTTGACATCTATGATAGAAATTTCTTCTAGTTCGGAATCCACTCGAGAGGTAACCATAACTCGATGCCTGTTGGTTAAATCGTCCTTTGTCAGACGAGATCGGGACAAAAATAAATTATCTTCCAACCATTCCATTTCATATTCATTGGAATCGGCACCAAATAAAATATCATCCCCTAACTCTTTGTGTGAAACATGGATACCAAAAAGTTTTGTTTTAGTCATCCGTATATTGAATTCTTTTAGTTCAAAAAGAACGGAAAGACCACCTAACATCCCTTGAAAAAAAACTGCATCATACCATTTCTCTTGGTACTCAGGTAAATACTTAAATAAAAATATTACTTTTTGGTTTGAAATAGGTTTTATATTTAAATAGACTGCTCTCGTTAGGCGACCAATTAAAATAGGAAGCCGTTGGATCATCTCTGCTAAATCTATTCGGGAATCATCTAAAGGTAATAAATCATAAGCATTTGTAATTAGACTTTCAGTTCCCAGATGATACAAAATCCCGGAAATATCGAGGGATTGGGATATGATTTGAATAATTTTATCTTCCAAATCTTGTGAGATCCAATAGTTAGGATCTTTAAGAATTCGATTGTAGACTATATCATCTAAAATTTCTGGAAATGGATTGGTGTAGCGCAATAAATGATTCTCGCGTTGGTACAATTGAACCAGTCCCGAGACACGTTTCGATGATATTTCTCTTCCTGCGTGCAGTGGCAAAACCCTCCCGAGGGTTTCCCATCGGTAGGAGAAAAATAAATTTCAATCGATCCCTAGGCAATAGATTTTTCAATGGAGATATGGTTTGGTATCTTCGTGTCTTTGGTGTTTTTGTTTTGGTCTTTGGTATTGCTGTATTCCGACAAAGTGAAACTCATTTGGAACGGACATGGGAAGTCACAAACAAACCAGAACTGGTTCAAAAAGTTCTTTATGACTCATTCCAACCGAAATCCTCTCGATTACCAGTCGCTAACGAAAGTTGGGAAACAAAAATCATGGGCGAAACGGTAAAATGCACTACAACTTCCGCGAACACACAAGGCCAAATAGAGTTCCAAATTTCTGCAGAAGGTTTTAAACACTACCGGATCTTAAAAGAGTCCTATCGGTTGGAACCCATACAGAACGGTGTTCGCATCCATGGAAAATGGGAAATGGAAACCAGTCCTAACACAGTTTCCAAACTTCTATTTTTATTCTTTAGTGATGCCGATCTCGACCACATCGCCCAAGGAAAACAAAATCTTTTTTAAGATTTAGACTTTGTACTTTCGAGTAGAACCGTTGCCATAACCATCACACCTTCACTTCGACCGAGTGATCCCATCCCTTCCGAGGTAGTTGCTTTAATCGAAACACAATCTAACGGTAACTTAGTGATAGTTGCTAAAGATGCATTGAGCTCTGCACGAATGGGATTGATTTTTGGATGATCTCCCACATAGGTACAGTCTACATTCACTAGTTTGTATTTTTTCTCTGCCATCAGTTCCAAACATTTATCAATGATACGAGTGGATTTCATATTTTTGTATTGTGGGTCTGTATCAGGAAAATGAACCCCGATATCACCAAGTGCTAAGGCACCGAGAATGGCATCTGCCACTGCATGCAAAACCACATCAGCATCACTATGACCAAGAAAGGCAAATTCCGATTTTACTTCAACCCCAGCCAATATTAGCGGGCGAAAAGGTTCGTGGATTAATTTATGAAAATCGATTCCGTTTCCAACTCTAAACATAGTTCCTACTTTTTATAACTCAATTCTAACATACGATTCACTGACTTTTGAGCGAGGCGAATCACTTCTTCGTCTAAAAAGATTTCAAACTGTTCTTTGAGAAGGGCATCTCGCACTTTTTCCAAAGTAATTTTTTTCATATGCGGACAAGTTTGGCAAGTCGATACAAATTCTTTTTCAGGAAATTCCGCACGTAAGTTGTCACCCATCGAACACTCTGTCACAAGCATAATTTTATTGGTTTTACTTTGTCGGATGAAATCCACCATTTGCGAAGTTGAACCAGAAAAGTCAGCTTCCTTCACAACATCCTCATGACACTCTGGATGTGTAATTACAGTGAGACCTTCACTGAACAATCGTTTTGCGGAACGAATATCTTCGGGTGTATACATTTCGTGCACCATACAACGTCCTGGGTGAGAAATGATGGTTTTGGATGTTTGGTTTCGCACATTTCCAGCCAAATATTCATCTGGCAAAAATATTACAGTGTCCCCTTCCACAGCATTTACAATTTGGACAGCATTGGCAGAAGTGCAACAAACATCGGTTTCTGCTTTTACTTCCGCCGAACAGTTGACATACGTTACAACGGGAACACCAGGGTATTTGGCTTTCAATGCTTTGACATCATCTCTCGTAATGGACTCGGCAAGAGAACAACCAGCTTTTGGATCGGCAATGAGAACCTTTTTTTCAGGAGATAAAATTTTGGCAGTTTCTGCCATAAAATGAACTCCATTGAAGAGGATCATGGCTGCCTTGGTTTCCTTTGCCATTTTAGAAAGATACAAAGAATCCCCAATGATATCAGATACTCCCCAAAACACATCGGGTGTCATATAGTTATGACCAAGGATCACCGCATTTTTCTCTTTTTTGAGACGGTTAATTTCTTCCGCTAAAGGTAGGATCCGTTCCTCAATTTCATGCGGAAGGTAAATGGGATTTAATTTTTGAACCAGTTGGTCTTTTGTTACTAGTGACATAGTAAACTCCTAAAGGAAATATTAAAACGGATCGGAACGAAGGATGGTGTCTGTTTCTCGAAGCCCAGAGTCTGCGGGTGGAACCTCACTTTCCAAAGACCCACATTGGTTAAAAGCTACGCGCCAGGATAGTTCCGCTTGAGAAGTCCCTGTTCTTTGGACTCTCCTGTAATCGGAATTAGAATTAAAAGAATTCTGGTTACAAGCCTTTGAGATATTGTAAGTTAAATTGATTTTTGCAAAACAATCAAAGTATAAAATGGCAACAGCATCTGTACTTAATTCTTGTGGAAGGATTTCCCCTTTCAATCGCGAAATAAGACCAGAACAAACGTTCAAACTAGAGTCGGAAACTGCCACACAATTTGCTTCTGATAAAATAAATCTTTGACAGGCGGAATTAATGGCGTTCCCCTGCGAAAGGATCGAACTCAGTAATTCCGTTTCCGAATCATCATTCGATTCTTTCCTACAACCATCTGCCATAAAGACAATGCCTGTTAACAAAAAGAAAACCATCACCTTCCTTTTCATACTGATTCTACTTTCCCTCCTTTTGGTTGGCCTTGTCTATTTCCTTTTTCTGAAAAAAACGAAGTCAGATCCTACCCAATCTTCCTTCGATTCCCATTCCGAGGTTTATTGGCAGAGGTTACAAAATCGTCCAGAGGTCCTCCTCGGGCCCGGATATCCTTCGGATTTACGCGATTTTTTAGAAACACTTCGTGGAAAAGAATCCTATCTTTGGAAAGGGGATAGGGAAAAAACCTACACCTATTTACTCGAAACTTATCCTGACGAAAGAGGCCATGTACTTTACGCAGTGTATGTCGCCTTTATGAATTGGAAGGAAAAAACTTTAGAAGTGGAACAAACAGAAGGACTTACCTCCTATGAAAAACTAACAGCTGTGAATCGTTTGTCTGAAGAAATTTTTCCTCTTGTCATTCGTTCCATCCTTTTTCCTAAACACCCCACCACCCCGCCAGTTTTGCTTTTATCTTTTCTAGAAGATTATGTTCAGAAAAATCCCTACAGTTATTCTCGGGAAAGAAAACGAATCTTTCTTAGGAAAAAGGAGGAACTTTACCAAACCGAAAAATGGGAAATCCAAGCCTGGGAAAGCCCTATGTTTTTTCGCCAAGTGGTTGAGTTGATTTACGCAAGAGAAATGTTAGAAATGTCCGAAGAGGAAAAAACTTCTTACCGCAGTGCAAAACAAGAGGAACTGAAAGTCGATTTTTGGAATTGACAAGTCTTGGTTGTAACCCCCATATAAGTGGGGTTATGAAACAAATTCTATTCTCCTTTCTCTTAGTAGGATTCTTATTCCAATGCAGTAGCAGTCCCAAACGACTTGACAACGCTGATGATTATATCTCCGACTCAGGTGGGCTTACAAGCCAGGAATTGGTAAAAGCTGCTGACAAACTAGCAGGCCAAATTGGGGAGTACTTTAAAGAAAACCCACATGAAGAAGGTGTCTTTGTTGCTCACTTCCCTACACGTAACGATACTTCAGAACAAATTCAAACAGAACTTTTTGATAACGCTTTTGTTTCCAAACTCATCAAAAGTAAAATTTACACTGTACGCACTAAAACAAGAGAACAGTCTCTCAACGAGATTCAGTTCAGTTTGTCCGGACTCACTTCCAACCGACTTTCCATTGGAAAACTAAAATCACCCAACTTCTTTGTTCGTTGTGATATCAACGAAAACATGTTTACTTCTGATGGAGAAAAAATCGTAGAACAATCCATCAACATTGAACTTGTAGAAGTGGAAACAACCATCGCTGTATGGTCTGAAAAAGTTTCTTATCGCAAACTTGCGGTTCGAGGAAATAAAGGGGTTAGCTGGTAGTCCGTCTCAATCCATGAAAAAAACAATTCTCTTTCTCTCTCTTTTCATCCTCGGTTGTGCCAGTGATTATAACAAAATCATTGAAGCAACCGAATCGGCGTACTACGGGCAAAACTATGACTCTGCCATTCCTAAAATTCGAAAACTCTATGAAGGTTCTTCCAGTAAAGACAAACTTCTTTTTTTAATGGAAGCAGGTATGATCTTTCATACCAAAGGCGATTACGAAACTTCCAATAAAGTTTTTAAGGAAGCAGAAGACTTAGCAGACAATATCAAAGTCAGTATGACGAGGTCAGGAATTTCGTTTATTCTTTCCGACAACGAATCCAATTATACCGGGGAAGACTTTGAAAGAGTCATGATTAAGTTCTATATTGCGAATAATTACCTCCTCCAAGGGGATACAAATAACGCAAAAATTTATTTCCGAAGACTTGATTTTGAATTAAAAGAAATGCGCTTTTTGGCCGCTGAATACCGCCAAAACAATGCAGCTAGGCTCATTGATGCCTATGTTTCTGAAAAACTGGGTCGTTACAATGATGCCCGTGTCCAATACAAAAACATGGAACAACTCATTGGAAAAAGCCAAAACCTAATTGCCGACAGATACTTGTTAGCTGTGAGAGAAGGAGATTCTGCTGATCAATCTAAATATGCTGCGGGTAGGTCTAGTTTACAGGCTTACAATAGTTCTATGCAAAGAACTTCGCCAGAAAATGAAAAACTTTCAGAAGTCATCATCATTCATGAAGCTGGTAAATCCGCGATCAAAATGTCTAGGGGAAAACTCATGGACGATGAATACTTTGCGGTTGCTTTAAGAGGGGCTGTGGAGATAGGATTACGTGCAAAAGGTGCAGGTGCTTCTCTTGCGGGAGCAGTAGCAGCTTTATCTGTTGCTGAAAATCCAATTCCAATCTACAAAGAAAGAGACCCAAAAGGTTCCCTTCCTAAAAAATACTACATTAATGGTGTCGATGTTGGGTATTCGGATATCATGAACAACTATTCCGAAACAGCAATGAACAACTTTAATGAAAATTACAAAACTCTCATCACAAAGAACCTAACCTCTTTGTCATTAAAGATAGTGGCTGCTGTGATTGCCTCGGAAGCTATGGCTCGTGCCATCGAATCTGGTGGAAAAAATAAAAACAATGATTTGGTATCCAGTCTCATTCGAGTAGCAGCTGGTGCAGCTGCCGGTCTTGCTGTATCCCAAACGATTGCTCCTGACTTACGATGTTGGAGAACCATTCCTGCAAATTTTCAAGTCAAAAGAATTCTTTTGGCACCAGGAGAATACGACTTTAAGGTTGAGTCTCCAGGTTCTGTTGTCACATCAGCACCTAAAAAACTTTTTGTAGAAGCCGACAAACCCCTGTTTGTCTCTGTTCGTTCCTATTCTAACTAATTA carries:
- a CDS encoding ABC transporter ATP-binding protein, giving the protein MLNVKDLVVSYKQSQSLSFSSKRLIAVEGVSFNIPQGKILGLVGESGCGKSTIGRAILSLLPFDSGSIQFEDKEIKNIPKAERKALKRKIQVVFQDPYSSLNPRFTIEEIITEGLQIHFPNLSSSEKKEKAIKALTEVNLPSDILHRYPHEFSGGQRQRIAIARALILEPSLVVCDEAVSALDISTQAQVINNILLLREKYGLSYLFISHDLNIVKHVSDRIAVMYLGQIVEECSRDEISKTPLHPYTKALFSASFDLKDRSRVSQPLVGEIPSLMNKPRGCRFHTRCPIVQDICKTEEPVESFPTQTRRVKCHFPLK
- a CDS encoding ABC transporter ATP-binding protein, with product MNTIPKAIQVKDLSIQIKTDDGILPIVDNVNFYLAKGETLALVGESGCGKSITSLALTQLLPSNTTLYPTGSILFEDQNLIESSQSHLRSVRGKEIAYVFQEPFSALNPLHKIGAQLVEGYLLHGLGSKQEAEEKAIYLLERVGITDAKLRLGQYPNQFSGGMLQRVCIAMALMCDPKILIADEPTSAIDVTIQLQLIQLLKELRKENGMSVLFISHDIGLVSHIADRIAVMYAGKIIEQGSVGDVIDNPKHPYTQALIAAYPTHENIGKKLVTIEGIVPSPKSYPTGCRFHTRCNEKLSICNSSVPLTIPISEFQLVDCFLYGGKESA
- a CDS encoding ABC transporter permease subunit, whose protein sequence is MNFISNPANIRKWEKFKKNKRAYYSMLILFYTYVLSLFSPLLINNKPLFVLYEGTVSFPIFSFYPETKFGGANLTEPNYKKLSKESRFVDSNNQMFFPPIPFGVNEDNLESLEEGTNPPSSPNFSHWMGTDDRGRDVFTRIIYGYRLAMTFSLILIIVEILLASFIGGIQGYFVGRLDLFLQRIIEILSAIPFLYLILIMGSFFGRGFLVLIVTYGSLSWIGLSYYMRGEFLKLRKQQFVDAAKTLGASSFSIIMRHLLPNSITPLVTFLPFILISAISVLSALDFLGYGIPAPNPSWGELIGQGRERLTAWWLITFPSVALFLTILFSAFVGEGLRDAFDPKDKVVYE
- a CDS encoding ABC transporter permease subunit — protein: MWKYFLKRFLLIFPTLLGITFLVFLISHFAPGGPLNSEIAKLKGTGNLAGASTKQISQEEIELIKQRLHLDKPAPIAYLLWLKQIVQFDLGESRLHSRKVSELIVEKLPVSLFFGLSGFFLTYLICIPLGIQKALKEGSRFDFISSFIIFFTYSLPVFAFAMLLLYLFASGEVFSFFPLGHEVSDFYEDLSFWGKVNDRLAHMFLPVICYVVGSFAVLTLLMKNSLLDQIAKEYVRTAVSKGLSFSDSIFRHAFRNSLIPIATGFGSNLTLIFSGSLFIELVFNIDGMGLLSFEAVRERDTDLMMGLLLAQSFLGLIGKIVSDFCYILIDPRIDFE
- a CDS encoding lipocalin-like domain-containing protein — encoded protein: MNRIKILILSLLFFHFSFPKDHNFHSDFGLEWCYFVGHLESENGNLYGYELSFFRLKFSEDSEWNPELFPVHFAISNFTSQKYKNAQTIKRTIGGLAGYSDKNIYSGTYRLEIISKDKFHIQAESKSKDLSLDLELEGNGKILIHGKDGVSIKSNRKPSIFSYYYSYPRLKTKGNLFFDGKRESIVSGNSWMDHEWSEKNSKSLPTLATGETGWDWICLSDNLGGDYVFFRFRESSKLDPEIFGTYRNPEGKTIYWKEPGQIQMKATGSFWKSPTTKIEYPLHWKIKYPGGEWTVSPIFNEQEFDGSKTTSTIYWEGGVEASDPIQKKSAKGYLELKGYKKPKEWWEF
- a CDS encoding SpoIIE family protein phosphatase — protein: MYQRENHLLRYTNPFPEILDDIVYNRILKDPNYWISQDLEDKIIQIISQSLDISGILYHLGTESLITNAYDLLPLDDSRIDLAEMIQRLPILIGRLTRAVYLNIKPISNQKVIFLFKYLPEYQEKWYDAVFFQGMLGGLSVLFELKEFNIRMTKTKLFGIHVSHKELGDDILFGADSNEYEMEWLEDNLFLSRSRLTKDDLTNRHRVMVTSRVDSELEEISIIDVKDVVGKSRELAIENRDLEAAVEVLKSFKQELEKKQLSMAKDLRLAKNIQKGLIPEIIPDWNGIQFWTAFTPMQEVSGDYYDYFPYNMDKLGVAVCDVSGHGVPAAFITALSKLLFSNFKKPKPSETFKLINRELLDLVKQQGYTTCVYVLIHDDYKVLYSVAGHPRPILFRAKTNRAEICEGDGTFLGMFPDAGDTFRDLQIQLEPGDKLFLYTDGLTEAENDKGLAFGEERLIQMIESTSEKSIQETVETILSNHKEFTMGTDPMDDITLLGLQLSPRLPEFNLIKAKGDDVYRKKEFKEAVGFYEQAHQILPRDLDTQLSYGKALAYSGNFENAIRLLESYNKFKTNHFKSHSVLGYCYYQMEMFEKAEVEWKKAHSINDSNLSNLYNLAQLYRKLNEKKKMKEVIEKMKRIEETYLHILPLEKKWESLPDE
- the ispF gene encoding 2-C-methyl-D-erythritol 2,4-cyclodiphosphate synthase gives rise to the protein MFRVGNGIDFHKLIHEPFRPLILAGVEVKSEFAFLGHSDADVVLHAVADAILGALALGDIGVHFPDTDPQYKNMKSTRIIDKCLELMAEKKYKLVNVDCTYVGDHPKINPIRAELNASLATITKLPLDCVSIKATTSEGMGSLGRSEGVMVMATVLLESTKSKS
- the nadA gene encoding quinolinate synthase NadA, with the protein product MSLVTKDQLVQKLNPIYLPHEIEERILPLAEEINRLKKEKNAVILGHNYMTPDVFWGVSDIIGDSLYLSKMAKETKAAMILFNGVHFMAETAKILSPEKKVLIADPKAGCSLAESITRDDVKALKAKYPGVPVVTYVNCSAEVKAETDVCCTSANAVQIVNAVEGDTVIFLPDEYLAGNVRNQTSKTIISHPGRCMVHEMYTPEDIRSAKRLFSEGLTVITHPECHEDVVKEADFSGSTSQMVDFIRQSKTNKIMLVTECSMGDNLRAEFPEKEFVSTCQTCPHMKKITLEKVRDALLKEQFEIFLDEEVIRLAQKSVNRMLELSYKK